The Impatiens glandulifera chromosome 8, dImpGla2.1, whole genome shotgun sequence genome includes a window with the following:
- the LOC124913400 gene encoding agamous-like MADS-box protein AGL80 yields the protein MTRKKVKLAYITNDSARKATFKKRKKGLMKKVSELSTLCGIDACAIIYSPYEPQPDVWPNGPGVHRVLSQFKRMPEMEQSKKMVNQEGFIRQRIMKANEQLKKQHRDNREKEMTEVMYQCLSGSDMQNLGLGDLHDLGWIIDQNLKEIYKRIEDIKKTTNYSSPPLAQAPGPMAPTKASDLDLSRMMGFDQGVGHVEDQKPANDYMGMDPIQSRPLWFTEWMSNPNDQSMRFGSAAAEEHAAEEQMMLPFGDTHNPIMWSNSLFH from the coding sequence ATGACTAGAAAGAAGGTGAAGCTAGCATACATCACAAACGACTCGGCAAGAAAAGCAACATtcaagaaaaggaagaaaggatTGATGAAGAAAGTAAGTGAGCTTAGCACTCTCTGTGGGATCGATGCGTGTGCTATCATATACAGTCCTTACGAGCCCCAACCCGATGTTTGGCCCAATGGGCCTGGTGTGCATCGTGTCCTGTCCCAATTCAAAAGGATGCCAGAGATGGAACAGAGCAAGAAGATGGTTAATCAGGAGGGATTCATCAGACAGAGGATTATGAAGGCCAATGAGCAATTGAAGAAACAACATAGAGACAACCGAGAAAAAGAGATGACTGAGGTAATGTATCAATGTCTTTCGGGTAGTGATATGCAAAATTTGGGCTTAGGGGATCTACATGATTTGGGTTGGATAATTGATCAAAATCTCAAGGAGATCTACAAGAGGATCGAAGATATCAAGAAGACAACCAATTACTCGTCCCCTCCTTTGGCTCAGGCACCCGGTCCAATGGCCCCAACAAAGGCGAGTGATCTAGATCTCTCGAGAATGATGGGATTTGATCAGGGTGTTGGTCATGTGGAGGATCAGAAGCCCGCGAATGACTATATGGGCATGGATCCGATACAAAGCCGACCATTGTGGTTTACTGAGTGGATGAGCAATCCAAATGATCAGTCCATGAGGTTTGGATCAGCAGCAGCTGAAGAGCATGCTGCTGAAGAGCAAATGATGTTACCATTTGGGGACACTCATAATCCCATCATGTGGTCTAATTCTTTATTTCATTGA